The Pristiophorus japonicus isolate sPriJap1 chromosome 3, sPriJap1.hap1, whole genome shotgun sequence genome has a segment encoding these proteins:
- the LOC139254912 gene encoding uncharacterized protein: protein MFRNPDSSTLAAQPHRDFALALSGPTSPWPNLVPARLCPGPRRPNLALALSGPTSPRPDLIPALGGPTSPRPNFAATSPAPTSTRLRPPRLLPSPRWPDLTPAQLRRDFARPDFNATSSAPTSPQPSAARPRPGPTSPRLRPPRLQRDFVRPDFAPALGGPTSPPPQLHPPRLQRDFVRPDFAPALGGPTSPRPNFAPTSPAPTSPAPTSPALTSPGPTSPRLSAA, encoded by the coding sequence atgttccgaaatccagactcctCCACCTTGGCAGCCCAACCTCACCGCGACTTCGCCCTGGCCCTCAGTGGCCCAACCTCGCCCTGGCCCAACCTTGTCCCAGCCCGACTttgccctggccctcggcggcccaacctcgccctggccctcagcggcccaacctcgccccggcccgacctcatcccggccctcggcggcccgacctcgccccggcccaacttcgccgcgacttcgcccgccccgacttcaacGCGACTTCGTCCGCCCCGACTTCTCcccagccctcggtggcccgacctcaccccggcccaacttcgccgcgacttcgcccgccccgacttcaacGCGACTTcgtccgccccgacttcgccccagccctcggcggcccgacctcgccccggcccaacttcgccgcgacttcgcccgccccgacttcaacGCGACTTcgtccgccccgacttcgccccggccctcggcggcccgacctcgcccccgccccaacttcacccgccccgacttcaacgCGACTTcgtccgccccgacttcgccccagccctcggcggcccgacctcgccccggcccaacttcgccccgacttcacccgccccgacttcacccgccccgacttcacccgccctgacttcgcccggcccgacctcgccccggctctCGGCAGCCTga